One Gloeothece verrucosa PCC 7822 DNA window includes the following coding sequences:
- a CDS encoding mannose-1-phosphate guanylyltransferase, which yields MSNHSLVPVILAGGKGERFWPLSRKHRPKQFLSLDGSGKSLLQATAERLLSLAGGWENLWVITSALIADGVREQLPQLPEANLLVEPEGRDTAPAVAWATLEVSKRYGKETAIGFFPADHWIGDQQGFEKTLTAATELALTKPAIVTLGITPNYPSTGYGYIEQGQLDNNYEGLPVYRVSRFTEKPDQQTAESFIETGRYSWNSGMFIFRAGVVLDELETYAPNIIHPLLEKGIAAYEQLEKKSIDYALMEKTQLAYVIPANFGWDDLGDWNALERLAKENQKNVAIGHHIEQDTQGAIIYASNPDEVVVTIGVEDVVIVRDGNVTLVVDKNHTQQIKQVLKLLQGDPKLEKLL from the coding sequence ATGAGCAATCACTCTCTGGTCCCTGTTATTCTCGCTGGTGGTAAAGGCGAGCGCTTTTGGCCTCTAAGTCGCAAACATCGCCCCAAACAGTTTTTATCCCTGGATGGAAGCGGCAAAAGTCTCCTACAAGCCACCGCAGAACGGCTATTATCTCTCGCTGGCGGCTGGGAAAATCTTTGGGTGATCACCAGTGCATTAATTGCCGATGGAGTCAGAGAACAACTGCCTCAACTCCCTGAAGCTAACCTATTAGTGGAACCTGAAGGACGAGATACCGCCCCGGCAGTGGCTTGGGCAACTTTAGAAGTCTCTAAACGTTATGGGAAAGAAACCGCCATCGGATTTTTTCCGGCCGATCATTGGATCGGCGATCAACAAGGGTTTGAAAAAACCTTAACCGCAGCAACCGAGTTAGCCTTAACTAAACCGGCCATCGTTACGTTAGGAATTACGCCTAATTATCCTTCTACGGGTTATGGATATATAGAACAAGGACAATTAGATAATAATTATGAGGGTTTACCGGTTTATCGGGTGAGCCGCTTTACAGAAAAACCCGATCAACAAACGGCAGAATCATTTATTGAAACTGGGCGATATAGTTGGAATAGCGGTATGTTTATCTTTCGTGCGGGAGTGGTATTAGATGAATTAGAGACTTATGCACCCAATATAATTCATCCTTTATTAGAAAAAGGAATAGCCGCTTATGAGCAATTAGAAAAGAAAAGTATTGACTATGCTTTAATGGAAAAAACCCAGTTAGCTTATGTGATACCGGCTAACTTTGGTTGGGATGATTTAGGGGACTGGAATGCATTAGAAAGGCTTGCCAAAGAAAATCAGAAAAATGTAGCCATTGGACATCATATAGAGCAAGATACCCAAGGAGCAATTATTTATGCCAGCAATCCGGATGAAGTTGTTGTTACCATTGGGGTAGAGGATGTAGTGATTGTGCGGGATGGCAATGTTACCTTAGTGGTGGACAAAAACCATACTCAGCAAATCAAACAAGTTCTCAAATTGCTCCAAGGCGATCCTAAGTTAGAAAAATTGTTATAG